Sequence from the Candidatus Binatus sp. genome:
GCTGCGAGGTGAGCCTCTGATCCTTCGGGCTGGCCCGCGCAGTAGCCTTGCGCGTCGACTGGGCCACCCAACGCTCTGGAAGAAAAGACTTGATGGTAAGACATACCTAACTGTCTTGAAGTCTCTACTCGCGGCAGCGGCTGACTACCAGTTAGTCCGCTCAGTCACAACCAGTTTTGATGTCGATGGATGGCGCCTTGCAGCCAATGCCATCCGATTGGTGAGTGGCGAGGGACGAAATGATTCGAAAGCGCCCAATCCCTATTTCGTCGATCTATATCGCGCACTAGCTAAGACCCTGTCCGAGGGCGGGGCGGGCCTGTTCGGACTAGAAAGCCGAGCCCACACAGCCCAGGTCGAGCAGACGCAACGCCAATGGCGCGAATGGCGGTTCCGCTGGGGCGATGACGACAAGCTGAAAATAGCTGAGGCTAAGGATGACATGCGCCAGGCTGGCGAGCCCGATGTCTTCCTGCCCGCTCTGTTCTGTTCACCAACGATGGAGTTAGGCGTTGATATCTCGGCACTGAACGCGGTTTATCTGCGCAACGTGCCGCCGACCCCCGCCAATTACGCGCAGCGTTCGGGCCGTGCCGGTCGGTCCGGACAGGCTGCGCTCGTCATCACATACTGTGCAGCGCAAAGCCCGCATGATCAGTACTACTTTGAGAAACCGGAGCGGATGGTCAATGGATATGTTCGGCTGCCCGCAATTGAACTTGCCAACCGCGATCTCATTGAAGCTCATCTTCACGCCGTATGGCTGGCCGAGACTGGCAAGGAATTGTCGGCTGACATCCCACATGTCCTTGATCTCGCAGATGAAGCTTTACCTGTGCAGAAAGATATCACGATGGCACTTGGCAATTCGGAAGTGTCGACGCGCGCCGTTAAGCGAATGGAGCGAATCCTCACAAGCATCAGCACCGAGCTGACACCGCAAGCCGCGCCGTGGGCATTAGATCGGGAGGTTCATCAAAACCTGCCCGAAATTCCGCTGCTGCTAGAAGTCATGCGCAAGAGAGCGAACGAACGTGTGGCAGCCGCGGCCGACCTTCCTGCCGAAGAGAATGCCGAACTGACCACCGGACGCGAGGAATTCAAAACTGCCCAGTCGGAATGGATGCGTCTCGACGGTGAGCGCATCCGCGTCGAAACGGCGATCCCGATCGAGGAACGCGTTTTGAGCGAGATCCAAGGGGAGCTGCCCGCTCTCTCATTCTCGAAAACAGAGGCGGAAAGTCCCATTTGCCCAGTATGCGAAGTACCCATCGATCGAGTGTTAGCGGAAGGATGCAAACTATCACATAAAATACCGGATATTGCCGCTTGCCAGCGGCGCTGGGCTCAGCGCCAAGCTGATTTTCAACAACAGAGTAAGCGATTGCAGAACCTCGGCCGAGAACGAACGCAGCTTATTCAGCAAACGGCGCACGCTAAGCAAAAGTTGGATCCGTTAGCGAACAGTGTCTTGGCCATAGAAAAGGCGCGCGATTTCCGAGGAGCTGCGTGGTACTCGGCGCGTAGACTCCAGGACGATATCGAACAACTCTCTGATCGGATCAGCGCCCAAGATTCGGCTACCAAAACCCCGCGCGAACTGGCTACAAAGATCGAAGCGGAACGAGTCAGGCTTACTGCCTTTCGAGACGAGCAGGCGCGAGCGTTCGGCCGATTGAGTCAGAAATTCGACTCAATTGTTCGACGCCTGCTCGGTCAAGATGCCAAAGGTAGTATCGTACTCTCCGGCGCTGGCATTGAGCTTTCGATAGACCTTGGAGGAGATCGAGCTACAGCAGCAATTGACTCGCTGAAGGTTCTGGCCTTCGACCTCGCTGCACTATGCCTCAGCATCGAAGGGGCAACGCGAGTTCCGGCTTTCTTGCTGCACGATAGCCCAAGAGAGGCCGACCTCGGTCTTAGTATCTATTATGAGTTGTTTCGAATGGTTCGAGAGCTTGAAGGGTCGGCAGAGCACCCGCTGTTTCAATACATCGTGACCACCACGACGGAGCCGCCGGATACATTCAAAACTGACCCCCGGCTTCGTCTCGTCATCCGCGGTGCGCCGGCAGAAGAGCGCTTGCTGAGGATGAATCTTTGACATGATCCAACCTGAAGACCCGCCCGGCTTCATTGTGCGCACGGAGGCGCAGAAGGCCGCATCGAACAATGGCTATCGGTTGATTCGTGGAATCGAAGGCGGCTGGTTATGCTTTGCTTCAACGACAGCAAAGGGCCAGGTCTGGATCGCCAGCGTTTCTAAGAGCGGGCCCTGGCTATTGTCCATCGGTCGTCCTGAAGTCGGTGCCGAAATCGAGCTTCCATCGACATCAGCAACTATAGGACCCGGTGCGGTCACCTTCGTTTTCGACAATCTCGAAGGGCTCTACGGTGCTCTGGACCGAGTATATCGCCTCGGCCTAAGCCTTCCCGACGTACCCTTCGCGAACTTTCGTGCTGCTGTGCAGAACCTCTCGCGCGCCACCGAAATCGAGCGGCTCGTCATACAGCGCATAGGACAGGACGTGTTTCGCCAAGCACTAATGAACTACTGGGGCGGGCGATGTCCCCTCTCAGGAATCACCGACACGGCATTGCTCCGCGCGTCACACATCGTCCCGTGGGCTGAGTGTGCAACAGACGAACAACGACTGGATGTTCATAACGGACTTCTGCTCTCCGCACTTTGGGATTCCGCATTCGATGCCGGATTAATCACATTCGAGGACGACGGCTTAGTGCTTTTTTCTCCTGAGCTGAGCGCAGAAGCATGCTCCGGGCTAGGCTTGGCCAAGGAGCCCAAGCTTAGTGGTCTCACGTCCGCTCACAGGTTAAACTTGAAATGGCATCGCGCCCGTTATGCGCCGAGAGACGGCTGGATGACGCCAACGGGCGCGACAGGTATGTAGCGATTCCGGGCCTGATTCGACTTCCGTCGCGCGCCCAGCTGGGCTTCCAAAAGGCAACGACAATGTTTGAGATCGACCGGGTCCGAATTGGTCTACCACTGCCTTAAACAAAAGGGGCCGAACCCTTTCGAGCCCCGGCCCCTCATCTCAGCTAGGGTCAAATTATTCCTTTACCTTCGCCTTCCTCGTCTGTCCGGCCGAGCCATAGCGTTTACTGAAACATTTGCGGCATCGGCGATCCCGCCGCTTGATGAAGCTCGGAGCTAGGTCGTCGCTCCCGCAATAGCGGCAAACTAACTTGTCTGATTTCGACTTGCTACTTGTCTTCTTTCGGAGAAGCTGCGCGGGCTTGGCCTTTCTCGGGGTAGCCTTCTTCCTCACCAGTTTCTTAGCGTCTCTTCGCACCGCTTCCTTCTCATCATTCCCTGCCTTGGATCGCGACCGTTCGATCAGTTGTTGATGCCCGCTTCCGTTCGCCAATTTCGCGTCTTCCATGTTCTCTAAGTCTCCTAAGCCTTAACGGCTGGCGGGATGTTTGCTCTGTTGCGAGCGTGAAGCGAGTGATTCTTGGCACTCTCTAACGTCATTCGTTCAGAAAGTAAGAAGCCGGCTATTGGCGCGGATCGAGGGCCACGATCGGGGCGATTGGAAGGCGAATGGGGGTGCAGACCAAGACCTAGTCCGTCCGCCAAGTTAAAATCGCGCACGAACCGCCAATTGTGCGGACAATAGCTAACTCCATGGAGAACCCACCGATTGGCTGCCCATGGCCAAAAGCGCAGTCAATTTGAATTCTTCGGCGACTTTCGGCACTGCGCCGCAAATTTGCCGAACCTGCGTGGGTGTTTGTCGCTCGAATCCTCCGCGCAAGGACTGGCTCCCTGCCGCGAAACGAGCAATGTGTGTCTCTGTCCGCTCGGGAGGTGGACAGAGCATGAACCACGGATTTTATGGCGGCGAAACCGCAAAGATCTCAAGCGAGATCGACGCCCTGTTCGATCTGAGGGTAAGCGAACTGAAAGTAAGATGGCGATCCGTATACGGCACGGAACCGCCGCCGCGCAGCAGCAAGAAACTGCTCATCTCGGCAATTGCTTATCGTATGCAGGAGCGAGCGTTCGGTGGGCTCAAGCCGTCGGTACGCCGCTTGCTCGAGCGCGTGTCCGAGGAAGAAGCCGGCCGCCGGATTTTACGTACCCGGCCTGTTACAAGCACCTCAGCCGGCATGGTTCTGATCCGCGATTGGCAGGGCAAAAGCCACCACGTCACCGTGCTCGAACGAGGTGTTCTATACCGCAAAAAGAATTACCGTTCGCTCTCACAAGTTGCTCGGGTCATTACCGGCTGCCGATGGTCAGGACCTCTCTTCTTTGGTTTGAAAGGTCGGGCGAAGGAGGGGGCTAGTGGAACCCGCTAAATCTTCGGTTCAACGTTGCGCGGTGTATACCCGAAAATCTTCAGAGGAAGGCCTCGAGCAGGATTTCAATTCGCTGCAGGCTCAGCGTGAAGCCTGCGAAGCGTTCATCAAGAGCCAGGCAGGTGAGGGTTGGCGTCTGGTCAAGACCGCGTACGATGACGGTGGCATTTCCGGCGGCACTATGGAGCGCCCCGCTTTGCAGCGCCTTCTGTCCGATATCGACGAAGGCCGGATCGATGTCGTGGTGGTTTACAAGGTCGACCGGCTAACCCGTTCGCTGGCGGACTTCGCCAAAATCGTGGAGATCTTTGATGCTCACCACGTTTCGTTCGTCTCGATCACTCAGCAATTCAATACCACCACTTCGATGGGCCGTCTCACACTGAATGTCCTGCTCTCGTTTGCGCAATTTGAGCGAGAGGTAACCGGGGAGCGGATCCGCGACAAGATTGCTGCCTCCAAGAAGAAGGGCATGTGGATGGGGGGCCTCTGCTGCCTCGGTTACGACATCCGCGATCGCCGGCTGGTGGTCAATCAGGAAGAATCGAAGCTCGTTAAGCAGATCTATAAACGATACCTCGAACTCGGCAGCGTCCGTCTTCTGAAACAAGATCTGGATCGGCGCGGGATCGTTTCGAAGATTCGCGTATCGAAGAACGGCACACGCTCGGGAGGCCGATCTTTTTCTCGCGGCGCCCTTTACGAGTTGCTCGCGAACCCGATCTACGTCGGTGAGATCCGTCACAAGGAGATTCGTCATCCAGGGCAGCACGAAGCCATCGTGGATCGACAAGTCTGGGAAGAGGTTCAGAGACAGCTTCGCGACCAAGCTGCTCGAGACGGTACTCCAAAAATCAAAGCCGCTACTAACGTTTTGGCCGGCAAGTTGTTCGATGAGAACGGCGATCCGCTGTACTCGACGGCGGCGAAGGGCCGCCATGGTGGTCGTTACCGGTATTATGTTTCCAGGGAGCTGATAAGAAGCGGCGGCTCCTCGGTAGGAAAGGAGAAGGGTTGGCGATTGGCTGCACCGGAGCTGGAGCAAAGTGTTGTTGTGTCGGTTCAGAAGATCCTTAGCGACCACGCAGGCATTGCGACCACGTTGCAGGAAGCCGGCGTATCGTCAGCCGAGATTAATTCAGTTCTCAAAGCGGACGAAGCCAAGAGCGCGTTGCTGGAATCAGAGCCTCAAGCGGCGCCCACCATCGTTGAACTCGTTAGACGAGTCGATCTCAGAAAGGATGGCATGGAAATATCGATGAATCTCGAATCGCTACTCCCGCGCGATTCGGGCATCCGGCAATCGTCTTCGTTGACGTTAACTCGATTCGTACCTCTGGAAATGAAACGACGCGGAGTCGCGATGCGGCTGGTGATCGGCGGCGGTGTTTCGACCCGCAAGACCGATCCGACTCTTCTGAAAGCGGTCGCGCGAGGACGCAAGTGGTTCAACGAACTCGTCTCGGGTCGCGCAGTATTCACGCGGGAGATCGCAGAGCGAGAAGGGGTAAACGAACGTTTTGTAAGGCGTTTAATGCACCTTGCGTTCCTTTCACCTGCGATTGTTCAGGCGATCGCCGAGGGTCGTCATCCGGCAGATCTCACTTGTGAGGCACTTAGCCGCGGCATCGACATTCCCGTCGAGTGGACCAAGCAACTTGCGGCGCTCGGCTTCGATTGAGCCTTCAGGAGGCTTACTGGGTCACAAATTTTGATAGGCTACTGGCCTAGGATTCCTCTTCCTCCATTTTTCGCGCCATAGGATCTTGTCGCAATTGGCATGCGAATATTGAGCACCACTCAATTGAGTGGTATTACTACTCGACCACTGATGGAGGCGCTCACGACGATTCAGAGAAGGGTGTTGGAAGCCCTCCGCCGACACGCGGACCAAGGCGACCCCGCGCCAACCTATCGCGAGCTTTGCGCTGAGTTTAAGTGGGCGTCGACCGGCACGGTCCGCGACCATCTGCGTGCCCTGGTACGCAAGGGATACCTGGAACTTACTGGCAGACATCGTGAACTTCGGTTGCGGGAAGAGCGTCCGCCGATTGCTCGCGTGCCACTCGTGGGTCGCGTGGTCCCGGGTGTACCAGTGATCTCTGACGAGCACACTGGCCAACGCATTCCGGTTCCCTTGGCTTGGACGAGAAAAGGGACGTTTTTCGCCCTCCGTGTTGCCGGTGATAGCATGCGGGATGCGGGAATATTCGAGGGCGATCAAGTCGTCGTGCGCCAGCAATCAGTCGCGGTCGATGGTGACGTGGTCATCGCCACTCTTGAGAGCGAGACGACCATCAAACGATTGCGGATTAATAAGAGCCGCGTGATGCTCGTCGCTGAGAATCCTCAATATCGATCCATCGAAGTGAGAACCCCAGAGGCGACTATCCAAGGTGTGGTCGTCGGACTGATGCGTGCGTACCACGAGAGCGGCGCAACCGCCCATCCATCGACGCGTCGAACTGCGCGAAGAATCGCCCCTGGGAGGTGCCTAAGCGTGAGCCAGAAAAAACGCAGGGAGCATCTCGGCAAAAGCCATCTGTTTGGCGGGAGCAGGACGACCGCGAAACTTGATGTGGTCGCAGAATACCTAGCTGCTTATACGACAGCGCTGAAGAATACGCCCTTTCTGAAGGGTTACATCGATGCATTCGCGGGCACAGGCTACCGCGAGGCTAGGCCTGAGAGCGAGACCGGGTTGTCGTCACAATCGTTGCTGTTTCCCGATCTCGCGGAGCCGGAACCGCAGGATTTGCTGGAAGGCTCAGCCGTCCGAGCGCTGAAAACAGATCCCCGATTCGATAGCTACGTTTTTATCGAGCGGAGTCCGGCACGGTGCAAGCAGCTTGAAGACCTCAGGTCGCAGTTCCCACACCTTGCAAGTGCAATCCAGATCCGCGAGGGCGAAGCTAACCTGGAAATCCAGGCGCTATGCAGCAAGAACTGGAGCTCGCATCGCGCCGTTCTTTTCCTCGATCCGTACGGGATGCAGGTGGAGTGGAAGACGATTGATGCGATCGCCAAAACGAAAGCTATCGACCTCTGGGTGCTGTTCCCGCTTGGCATCGGCGTGAACCGCCTGCTGACGAAGTCGGGCGGCATACCGGAATCATGGAAAAGACGCCTCGATCTGTTGCTTGGGACTGAGGACTGGTACGAGGAGTTCTACCGGGTTGAGAGCACGCCCACGCTTTTTGGGAAACCCGAGGAGCAAGTTGTAAAGGCGACGATAGACACGGTCGGGCAATACTTCATTAGGCGCCTCAAGACGGTATTCGCCGGCGTTGCAGACGAGCCAAAGGTCTTGCTGAATTCAGCGAACTGCCCTCTCTACCTCCTATGTTTCGCAGCAAGTAATTCAAATGGCGCAAACATTGCTCTGAAGATCGCAAATCATTTGTTGAAGAAGGTGGTGCTGTAATGGCTCGTGGCTCTGGAATCGAGTGGACGGAGTCCACTTGGAACCCGGTTACAGGATGCACAAAGCTCAGTCCAGGCTGCAAATTTTGTTACGCTGAGCGCATGGCGGAGCGCCTACAGGCTATGGGACAAGAGAACTACCGCAATGGATTCCGGCTGACGCTCCAACCGCACATGCTCGACGTGCCACTCCGATGGAAGAAGCCCCAAATTATATTTGTAAACTCGATGAGCGATCTTTTTCACAAAGACGTCCCGCTCGACTACATCCGACGCATCTTCGAGATCATGCGCAGAGCGCACTGGCACCGGTTCCAAGTCTTGACGAAAAGATCGGAACGTCTCGCCGAACTCGATTCCAAGCTTGAGTGGGCGCCGAACATTTGGATGGGAGTGAGCGTAGAGAGCGAGAACTATCGTTCACGAATCCATGACCTTCGCCAGACGCGGGCGCTGCTGAAATTCCTATCACTGGAACCACTTCTAGGTCCACTACATAACCTCGATCTCCGCGGCATCGATTGGGTCATCGTAGGTGGCGAGTCTGGCTTCAGTGCTCGTGCTTTGGATCCTGCCTGGGCAACCGACCTGCGCGATCAATGCCGGAACGCCAATGTACCATTCTTCTTCAAGCAATGGGGCGGGAAGAACAAGAAGCAGGCTGGCAGAGTTCTCGACGGACAGATCTGGGATCAGATGCCTGTCAATCGATTTGCCAACCAAAGGACCAACGCGCGCGGCTAATTTAGAAGCAAATAAGAATCAAACGCTGTTGCGTCTGTTTGGCGACAGAGACGAAAACGCCTGCGGCCGAATGACGTTGCCGATCAAAGACATAAGGCTGCGTATACCGCGCCATATCCAGCAAGTAGGCGCGAATTTCTGTAGCCAATGCGGATCGCCGCTTGGCGAGCGACCAGATTGAGGCGCGATCGCGTTCGAGATAGCATTTCTGCGAGTCAAAAGATGCCGCTTTGCATTTACACTCGACCATCCGGATTCTGCGATGGTAGCGCACCCTTCGATCGCCGCGGCGAACACTGGTTCTCGCGAGGCTTGGGCAAATTCCGCGGCTTTCGTGAACTCAAAGAGAAAGTCTGCAAAGCTTGCAACAACCGCTTCGGGACCGAACTAGAGGATGTATTTCTTCATTGTGGTCCAGAAGCGCTCTTTCGCGAGATCGCAGGCGGCAATCTAGGGCGCGAAACGCATGAAAAGCACAACATCTTCGCGCGAGGAGCCAAGAAGCATCCGCCCGTTCAAGTGCTCGGCGAGGACCCCGATGCAAAACGCGCCATTATGTTGGAAGTCGGGTCCAACAGCGAGGCCAAGCCGCAGCGTCAGGTTGTGATCATCGGACAGCAAGGCGAAGTCGAGCTCATCCGGCTTGGCGCGGAAGCGTGCAGGTTTCCCCCGCACGTGCCAGGACTGCTTAGAGAGAGGCACGAGACGGGATACAGAGTGGAGCAGTTCTTTGGCGATTCCGACGAAGATCTTCGCCTGAGCGACGCTATGTGTTCGGAGATATTCGGCAGGAGGCCCGTTGTCTTTCGGAGTGGTGAACCCGGGCAAATCATACGTGCGCGTTCAGCGTTCCAGCTCACGTCGACCTACTTCAGGGCTATAGCCAAAATAGGCTTTCATGCTTTTCTGCACTTCTATCCAAACTTTACGGGGTTTGAGCCGGAATTCAATGCGATCAAGCAGTTCATCTACAATGGCGAAGAGCCGAACTCCCATGTATTGGCGAGCCCCGACTTGATAATCCGCTCGGGGGAGTTCAAAGCTCCGGCGCATGCCGTCGCGTGCGATTGGAACCAGCATTCCCTTGAAGCGCGGATACAGCTTTTTGCGGGTCTTGAGAGCGGAATGCAAGTGGTAGCGGGGACAGAGGGTGGCCATGAGATTGCGACTCGCCAGGGCGACCTCGTTTGGGCGGTACGACTTGGAGCGAACCCATCTCGGCTCGTGTTCGAGGATCGTCGTGGTGTTGTGTTGAGCTACTTCAAGCAACAGGAGCGCGGGTTTCACGGCGAAACGATAGAGCTGCGGTCCGGAAAAGCACTTCCGATCGCGCGGCTACTTGGTGCCATGTGAATCGAACCGTGCGTTGGTACCAGCTTGATCGGAAGCGCGACAATCGCGACCCTCGGATCCTTGGCGCTGGCTGCCACAGCTTTCGCGCAATCGCCGAAGCTGCGTTGGTGGCCAATCAAAGGCCCGCAAATGCAACGATTGCCACAAGTGCGAGCAGTTTCCACCAGCGATGTACGCGGCGGCGGCCAAGTATCACTATCAACTGCCCCCTGTGGCGCTTGGCCGCAGTGCAACTCATCGTGCGCGCTGTGGAAGTTTCACATCAATGGTTACCACCAGCCGTATGAGTCGGACGAGGCGACGCCGGCTATGGGGCCGAATCGCTGGCTTTCGGAATAAGGGGCCATGCCGGCCGAACTCGACAAAATTAAGGAAAGACTGCGTTTGGCGACCCGTGAGCACAAAGCTCTCCTAGTAGGTCAGGAAGATGAAATAAAAAGGATTCTAGAATCGGATTCCCACTATGTGTCGAGGGAAAGGGAATCGAACCGCCAAGCCGTGGAGACTCGGATCGCCGAACTACAAGGCCTTCTAGAGACCTGCAAGCCCTTTGTCATTCGAATCAAGTCGCTAGTTCCGAACATATCGGACGAGACGATCGAAGCCGCCTGTTACCTATTGTTCTGCCAAGTGGTCCAGCATTTTGAGGCCTTATTCGTTCTGGCTGCCAGAGGATTGAGCATCCCAGCGGGAGAAATGCTCCGAGCAATTGATGAGGCGCTCGGCTTGATACTGCTCTTCCTTGTAGAGGGCCAAGACCACCCAAATCTCAAGAAATGGTTCGAAGGTGAGACGATCCCGAATAGTAGGGCTCGAAAGGCTGCACACCGCTTCTTCAATGAAGGTCGAAGCGAGGTGTGGCCCGTGGAGGAAACTCAAGCTGGGATCTACGCTGCGCTCTCGAAGTACAGTCACGTATCGTATGCTGCCGTGCTGGAATCGATAGACGTGTACGCAAGGGACTTTGATTGGTATCGAGTCGCAGGATTCAATTACGCAAATTTTGGGAGCCTTCTCTTCGCGCAAGAAATGCTTCGTGCGACTATCACACACTTGAAGCAGTTTTACCGGTTTCACCTTGGCGATGAGGAGTCGTTCCGGGAGCTGGAGCGAATTCGCACCAACGCTGCCTGAATTCGCCGAAGCAGCGCCCTGGCGGCGCTCGGGGCCGCGTCGGGTGCCGGCGCGTACACCATCACGGCCACGTCGTCGGGATCGCGGACGGCGGCACGCTCACCGTGCTCGACGCAAGCAAGACGCGTGAACGCTCCTGTGGATGAAACTGCGGAACCGGCAGGCAAGTCCCGAGCCCGCATTCCGTGATAAAATTGCTGGCATCCCACCAAAGGAAAAAACGAAAAGTATGAAGACGTGTCCTGTATGCCTTGGTCAGGCTCAGATACCGGTGAATTCCAACATTTCGAGCGTCAAATTGGTTGAGTGCTCTGGTTGCGGCCAATTCGCGCTTAACGCCGAAGCCGAAGCTGACCTGAACGCCAAGCCTGAGGCACGAGCCCTTGTGAGCCATCGAATCAGGCTCGCAAACGAACGAAAAGAAGAAATCGATATCGACGCCCCGATGCTGCGGGCGATGATCGACTCCTACCAGCTTCCATCTATTTCGAAAACAGAAAGACAGTTTCATTCGCTGGCTCGGAGGCGAACTTCTGCGGATGGGACAACCTCACGAGAAAATGAACGTGAAAGAACCTCGCAAGGTCTCTGCGCTCATCGGAGCTGCTCCGCCGATAGCGAAGGGCGGATTGATGTACGTTATGAATGCTGTTGCCGACGAAGGGTACATTAGGCCGGCGTTTGTCGAACCAGGGCACGTTGCCCCCAGGCTGACCCAATACTCAGATCATTTCGAAATGACGTCCAAAGGCTGGGAACGTTACGAAGTACTCACCAAACCCAAGCCGTCCGCTGTACCGTATTCTCCCCGTGAAGTGCCTATGGCGATCGATTTCTTGAACTCAGTTTGGAAAGAAAAAAATGGCGAGCCGCTCATGGAGATCCGATCTGTCGAGATAATCGCGTCTTTGGGGTTCCCGTGCGCCGACTATGACGAGTTTAGTTCGCGGCTCGGTGACCTTGGTGATCTGCTGAGATGGATTGACGTTCGCGATGACCAGCTACCAAGCGATACCAAGATCAAACGGGCGGAGAAACTGAATAGGCTCCAAGCCTTTCTCCGATCGATTGCTTTTGAGAAGGATAGCGATGACGTAGTCCGGGCGATTGGCGCGCTGAAAGACCTCGTCATAGTTCGAAACCGTCTGACGCACAAAGGCAGCCCTGAACTGATCAGTGCCTTAGCTCGGCTTGGAATTGATTTTCCGATTGAGGACTACGCCTTGGCATGGGACACCATTCGGGGAAAGGCTGCCGAGTCTCTCAACCTCATACGCAAGATCGTGCAGGCTATCGATTGACGAAAGAGCATTGCGTCAACCATTCGGGCGGGTAAAAAAACTAGGGCTCGGCCCTCACAATCGTCTCGACAGGTATCTCGAGCACGTTGATCAGCGGGCCAGTGCGGCGGACCGCCCTGGGACCGGTCTGCTCGTGATAGCCGACCTGCCCGTTGCATCGGGCGGTAGCAAGAAACTCGTCAGGTATGCCCGTCGCCGGCACCTTCCGAACGTTGCCGTCACGGCCGCAGGGTCAATCACAGCAAGCGCCGCATAAGTAACGATC
This genomic interval carries:
- a CDS encoding recombinase family protein yields the protein MEPAKSSVQRCAVYTRKSSEEGLEQDFNSLQAQREACEAFIKSQAGEGWRLVKTAYDDGGISGGTMERPALQRLLSDIDEGRIDVVVVYKVDRLTRSLADFAKIVEIFDAHHVSFVSITQQFNTTTSMGRLTLNVLLSFAQFEREVTGERIRDKIAASKKKGMWMGGLCCLGYDIRDRRLVVNQEESKLVKQIYKRYLELGSVRLLKQDLDRRGIVSKIRVSKNGTRSGGRSFSRGALYELLANPIYVGEIRHKEIRHPGQHEAIVDRQVWEEVQRQLRDQAARDGTPKIKAATNVLAGKLFDENGDPLYSTAAKGRHGGRYRYYVSRELIRSGGSSVGKEKGWRLAAPELEQSVVVSVQKILSDHAGIATTLQEAGVSSAEINSVLKADEAKSALLESEPQAAPTIVELVRRVDLRKDGMEISMNLESLLPRDSGIRQSSSLTLTRFVPLEMKRRGVAMRLVIGGGVSTRKTDPTLLKAVARGRKWFNELVSGRAVFTREIAEREGVNERFVRRLMHLAFLSPAIVQAIAEGRHPADLTCEALSRGIDIPVEWTKQLAALGFD
- a CDS encoding HNH endonuclease translates to MIQPEDPPGFIVRTEAQKAASNNGYRLIRGIEGGWLCFASTTAKGQVWIASVSKSGPWLLSIGRPEVGAEIELPSTSATIGPGAVTFVFDNLEGLYGALDRVYRLGLSLPDVPFANFRAAVQNLSRATEIERLVIQRIGQDVFRQALMNYWGGRCPLSGITDTALLRASHIVPWAECATDEQRLDVHNGLLLSALWDSAFDAGLITFEDDGLVLFSPELSAEACSGLGLAKEPKLSGLTSAHRLNLKWHRARYAPRDGWMTPTGATGM
- the lexA gene encoding transcriptional repressor LexA, which codes for MEALTTIQRRVLEALRRHADQGDPAPTYRELCAEFKWASTGTVRDHLRALVRKGYLELTGRHRELRLREERPPIARVPLVGRVVPGVPVISDEHTGQRIPVPLAWTRKGTFFALRVAGDSMRDAGIFEGDQVVVRQQSVAVDGDVVIATLESETTIKRLRINKSRVMLVAENPQYRSIEVRTPEATIQGVVVGLMRAYHESGATAHPSTRRTARRIAPGRCLSVSQKKRREHLGKSHLFGGSRTTAKLDVVAEYLAAYTTALKNTPFLKGYIDAFAGTGYREARPESETGLSSQSLLFPDLAEPEPQDLLEGSAVRALKTDPRFDSYVFIERSPARCKQLEDLRSQFPHLASAIQIREGEANLEIQALCSKNWSSHRAVLFLDPYGMQVEWKTIDAIAKTKAIDLWVLFPLGIGVNRLLTKSGGIPESWKRRLDLLLGTEDWYEEFYRVESTPTLFGKPEEQVVKATIDTVGQYFIRRLKTVFAGVADEPKVLLNSANCPLYLLCFAASNSNGANIALKIANHLLKKVVL
- a CDS encoding DUF5131 family protein, with amino-acid sequence MARGSGIEWTESTWNPVTGCTKLSPGCKFCYAERMAERLQAMGQENYRNGFRLTLQPHMLDVPLRWKKPQIIFVNSMSDLFHKDVPLDYIRRIFEIMRRAHWHRFQVLTKRSERLAELDSKLEWAPNIWMGVSVESENYRSRIHDLRQTRALLKFLSLEPLLGPLHNLDLRGIDWVIVGGESGFSARALDPAWATDLRDQCRNANVPFFFKQWGGKNKKQAGRVLDGQIWDQMPVNRFANQRTNARG
- a CDS encoding DUF2924 domain-containing protein, whose protein sequence is MNHGFYGGETAKISSEIDALFDLRVSELKVRWRSVYGTEPPPRSSKKLLISAIAYRMQERAFGGLKPSVRRLLERVSEEEAGRRILRTRPVTSTSAGMVLIRDWQGKSHHVTVLERGVLYRKKNYRSLSQVARVITGCRWSGPLFFGLKGRAKEGASGTR